One segment of Streptomyces sp. NA02950 DNA contains the following:
- a CDS encoding DUF4232 domain-containing protein has translation MSLIRVRNVASVGLLVASAPFLAACDPGNADTEVDDTRASASASRANNAADGTFTGTLTYTAPGKLMVGEREIGLAEDPNIQGAGGLCGDGKGHSLKSCSIEELEAAAKTKSVKVKVTIKGGNATEIIDQTPRDNSGDGDTRADAGAHVDACTTEGLTFSTSDQPRPINHIMLQATNLSDSACRLVGYPYLTFSEDQQAVTQVLEDSKPQDIVVLKPGATAYASINIADGSGEAEGPVEELTEFQVTLQDFGGESTDPVTVPTPGEDESAGEPLSVDVGAAYVTYWHSNAADAANNS, from the coding sequence ATGTCGCTCATCCGCGTTCGCAACGTCGCCAGTGTCGGTCTGCTCGTCGCCTCGGCCCCATTTCTGGCCGCCTGCGACCCCGGGAATGCCGACACCGAGGTGGACGACACCCGGGCCTCCGCCTCCGCCTCCCGGGCGAACAATGCCGCAGACGGTACGTTCACCGGCACTCTGACCTACACGGCCCCGGGCAAGCTGATGGTGGGCGAGCGCGAGATCGGGTTGGCGGAGGACCCCAACATCCAGGGTGCGGGCGGCCTCTGCGGCGATGGCAAGGGCCACTCTCTCAAGTCCTGCAGCATCGAGGAGCTCGAAGCAGCCGCCAAGACCAAGTCCGTCAAGGTGAAGGTCACCATCAAGGGCGGCAACGCCACCGAGATCATCGACCAGACCCCCCGTGACAACAGCGGCGACGGTGACACCCGCGCCGATGCCGGTGCACACGTCGACGCATGCACCACCGAGGGGCTGACCTTCTCGACGTCCGACCAGCCCCGCCCGATCAACCACATCATGCTGCAGGCGACCAACCTGTCCGACAGTGCCTGCCGACTGGTCGGCTACCCCTATCTGACGTTCAGCGAGGACCAGCAGGCCGTGACCCAGGTCCTGGAGGACAGCAAGCCCCAGGACATCGTCGTCCTGAAGCCGGGCGCGACCGCGTACGCCAGCATCAACATCGCCGACGGCAGCGGCGAGGCGGAGGGCCCGGTCGAGGAGCTCACGGAATTCCAGGTGACGCTCCAGGACTTCGGGGGCGAGTCCACTGACCCGGTGACCGTTCCCACGCCGGGCGAGGACGAGTCCGCCGGGGAGCCGCTCAGCGTCGACGTGGGCGCCGCCTATGTCACGTACTGGCACTCCAACGCCGCCGACGCCGCTAACAACTCCTGA
- a CDS encoding thioesterase family protein, whose product MVSASEVAVAECVEPAEVHLDDLDFMGNLHNCRYPLLVERALVRIWARAGYSFVDGVPTHPDVVHVVLEQTFRYRSPIRGVGRVNVCFRMQRLGRSSMVYAFRVVSEDGQTVHAEGTRAEVNVDMASLGSAPWAEETRDLATKLFGPSPEDTTESRPFAGQRQP is encoded by the coding sequence ATGGTCAGCGCGTCGGAGGTGGCCGTGGCGGAGTGCGTCGAACCGGCCGAAGTCCACTTGGACGACCTCGATTTCATGGGCAATCTGCACAACTGCCGGTACCCGTTGCTGGTCGAACGTGCCCTGGTACGGATCTGGGCGCGGGCGGGGTATTCGTTCGTCGATGGTGTGCCGACACATCCGGACGTGGTGCACGTCGTGCTGGAGCAGACGTTCCGGTATCGCAGCCCGATTCGCGGCGTCGGCCGCGTCAACGTGTGCTTCCGGATGCAGCGCCTCGGCAGGAGCAGCATGGTCTACGCCTTCCGCGTGGTCTCCGAGGACGGACAGACGGTCCACGCCGAGGGCACCCGCGCCGAGGTCAACGTGGACATGGCCTCGCTCGGCTCCGCGCCCTGGGCCGAAGAGACCCGCGACCTGGCCACCAAGCTGTTCGGCCCGTCCCCTGAGGACACCACGGAGTCCAGGCCGTTCGCCGGTCAACGCCAGCCGTGA